The sequence below is a genomic window from Uranotaenia lowii strain MFRU-FL chromosome 2, ASM2978415v1, whole genome shotgun sequence.
TAAAGTTATTTCAGCCAGACAAATGTTTTCAAGAATTCTATAATCATCCAATCAATCCGTTTGCAATGAcatcatattttaaattatgataaaCAAGTGATTCAACTTCTATAGTCAGCAAATTATTACTTATCTAATCGTGGTCGACGGCGATTGATTATATTTGGGTTTCTGGTGCTATCACAAGCCGCCCGATTAGTCTAAATCCGTCTTGAAGGTGAAGTCTTGCAACGATTCCACGATGAAAGGCGTTTTTATACTGCTTTTTTGTCTAACTTTCGTCCAGGTGGAATCCTTTTGGTTAGAATCGTTTAGAGCATAATTTTATCGACTGATCTTTTTACTCGATAGGCTGGACTGCCGTTTGAAAGTGCGATTCCTGTTCTTGAAGCTCAGAGTATCGGAAGGGATCCTCGCATCGTCAATGGAAATCCCGCTCCAGCTGGACGATTTCCGTATCAAGTATGGCTCCTCGGCCAGGGAGCTGTAGGCCATGCATGTGGAGGATCGTTGATAACCTACGACTGGATATTGACGGCGGCCCATTGCGTAACTGGAATAACTCGATGTTACGTAACCATGGGAACCATCAACCGCAATCAGCCGGAGTTTATCGGGCAATCTACTCACTTTATCGCTCATCCACAGTATAACAGAGACAATCTGAATAATGACGTTGGACTGATATTGCTTGAGTCGCCGGCTCCAAAGAACTCTCGtaagttgttcatagaaataaaaacatgccTATTTTCAAGTAAccggttccaattttttttcttgaagctAACATCAAACCGATTGATCTACCTAATCCAGGACGTTTTGGAGAAACCTTTGTGAATAAGCGAGCCACAGTTTCTGGTTTTGGAACTACCGTAGACAGTAATCTATATGGACCATCTGAAGTGTTGAACTGGATCGATGTTACAGTCATCTCGAATGACGAATGTGCTAATGTTTTTGGGCCATTTTTGGTGATTGATTCAACGATATGTGCTAAGGGGGCAGATGATCTTAGCCAGGGTCCATGTTTTGGAGATTCCGGAGGCCCGTTGACTATTCAAGAAAACGGAACCAGTTTGCAAATTGGAGTGGCTTCGTTCGTTTCCTCGAATGGATGTTCATCGGGCAGGCCGGCAGGATACGCCCGGATCAGCTATTACGTTGAATGGATCAATGGAATAACATCATCAGGGCAAAGACTTGGGGCATCGATTCTATCCGTTATGGGACTCCTGATAGTTCATGTTCACTCGCGAAACAGAAgttgaaatttatgtttgttgtaGGTTTCGACTTTCTCGATATTTTGGTACAGAGGATACTTTAGCATTCTCTGTACCAAAATATCAAGAAATTCAAAGCTTACATACTTTCTGAATGCACACATGGTGTAGTGATAAGCCTTGAAATTCTGATCGAAATTTAAGATGAGACATAAAGCTGAATGATATTTTTGCTTCATTAACCTATaatttcaagatttaaaaaaattcataaaaatcatttttcatggTTAGGAATAATGTGTACATCAaaggacaaaatttaaaaaatcgtgtttTAGTTTACATATGAAAACTGTAGCAAGTTAGCTACTTAATGAAACAAAgggttttttctttttattttacttttatcaACGCTAACTCCTGTTACAAAAAGTACGCTGTACACATAAAAAAGCTAACATCAGCTCTAGAAAATTTGTTATAGGCTTGTGTATGtccaatatgaatttttttagctCTTCCGATATTTCATGCtattttagcaaatttcttaCCGAAAAAGTGACACATCTCACAGGTAAGATGTAAACAGCTAAATTaggagaaaaaatcgaaaaacttatTATACTATGGACttataaaatataaaagttcAACCAGCATGGTGCTGAAAAGAGGATGAATAGAGACAGTTTTGAGATTGCTATCGTGATAcacctatttgttttttttattattttattttcatagtataccgtctcacgaaataacttgatgaacatctatatatgacccattccagcgtgacgtcacaacgtttgccaAACAATTTTTCGGTATATTGTTTGTGGATTTTACAGTTCATAtcgcacattgaaaaaaaatatactccTAAGTTCAGAATGTAATTCgttacaatttgaaatcaaaagtatttttattgaaaaaatagttatcaaaatataaacaaaagaaaacgtgacgtcacaacgcgcctttttttccacttttcagtttttttacaaGACGTTTTACgtatttttctgctcttctattcgataaaattttatgaaaatttcagaaatgtatCGTTTCATTACCACCAACAAATagctgtttttggtttttttcaaaagatgattagaatttattttagagcgattcagtttcgtgacatcacaacgcgccatttttttaagcagggttttgcaaagcgttgtaaCGTCACGAAATTTAATGGTCATGTACATGAAATGAATCAaaatataatcttaaaattaatgcttaatttactaaaaatgctcaaaaactcaacaaattatgtgatttggtgatgaaatcgatccatttatacCCAAAAAATTAAGGGAAATGAATCTTAATGGCTCATATTTATAAGTAGATAAGGTTTACAAAACTGCGtacaattttattcgaaatttatttgtgCGATGAtgtgaatattgtttttaaaaaaaattatgctaggaaatatttttttgtaaaagcgttgaaatatgtttctgtatcttttcaatattcaattgcaaaggtaaggaaaaataaatgacaatTTCAAAATCCTGCGATCTATTCAAAGTTAGTCTATGGACACTACAGTGCCTAAATCAGTCGACTTATGTAAAGCTTAAATAGATCCCAGGCCTAGCACAAAATCCAGTGCTAAATTCGGGGGATCAATTCACGGAAATAGATGGCGTAATGAGCCTTACATTTGTATGGAATTGTGAGAaattattcttgaaaaaaacatgaacacccAGTGAACCGGGTGATATGTTTtcattatagtcattcacaaagCTTTCgttatgataaacattttatCGCAAGGTCCCATTTCGATAAGGGTTATGGTTACAAAAAAcatattgagtttcaaaaataagcttCTGATGGATCAATTACTAAAAATACATGAATGATCATTAATCGACActgttttgaagcttaataactgttttatgaCAGCAGGATAGCTATAATCGAAATGCGTTCCTCAgataaaattttgttacaatttaagcttcttatttttgttttcgactGTGATATTTTGATAGTGGgtaaattttatcgaatttttgaCAGAATGACAGTTTCACCACTTTGAAAAACCCTATCCAGACAAGAAAACACCGTTTTTGTAAGTACACTAAATTGTAATATCGAATCCAACAATTGCATCACACACTAAACAACTGAAAACCTTTATAGAATCCTTGATAAAggtgaaaaaaatcaccgaaacgTCGGAAGTAAAAACAATATTCGTTTTCACTGCCCAGTAGACTGAAAAAGCCGATAAAATTTACCCACTATCAGTTTAAGCTTCAAAACActgaaatcaaaagaaaaatcggTTAATAAGGACCaacatttttggtgaaaaactgtttaaaagatttttttgttcatcccgAATAAATTTCGCTGAATTCTATACGAACTTAAGGTTTGTTGCGCGACCCCTTTTCGTAGAATAATCTGCCCTAATTTTGCATGGAACCCTGTGTTAGTaccttcatattttaattttgttatttagttGAAAGTCTCTTCGTGGGATTTAATGTGAATACGgtgttcgatttggattttcaagcaacattctttgaggtggaaatttcaataaaggacatttttttaaaataattttatgagacATTTATTTCCCTTTAAAGTTATATGAATTTGTACGAAAGATAATGTTCATCTATAAAATTAACcgtgttcaaagatttttataatctCTTTGCATTTATTCCATAGATacttagttattttgtttgaacataatatCAGCATGTAATAGAAGCTATTAGcgcgttttttattcttatatagaagaacttgatcttattgcaatttttttcaaacctcagataactacctgcaagatttttattcaaatcagagATCATTACCTGCTGtataattcacaaatattctaataaaacttcgatgaggatttcattatttcgattgtttgtttattcttgaatcgaGTGTTTAACAAgcgcaaatttatattttttattttagaagttttaaaataaacgcgTTTATGCGATGAAAATATGAttcttaatttcattaaaaacttgataattgaaatcatttattgaagcgcattgttatgttaaacttgttttgaagaaatactGTGATAGTGTTGAAGTAAGAAGTCATGGacgtttccgaaaaaaaaggaaatcaattttcgtgacgtcacaacgcattctttacccgggtgcaactcacaaccttctgaaccgattttcattttgaaaatagcattgaattcctctcaaaaaatttgaagagaTCTCCAATTTTCGACAGTATGAGACATTTAAAGAAATCGTGAactgaaaaatagaagaattttCATGACGCCACAACGCTtcaaaatagatacctttattaccgattctagagcgtgaagttgttgtgattattttcaattcaatatcatgcttaaaagatggcttttttacaatcattttgcaatatttttttaatatagctagttttttgaaaaagtattgtttcaaataaaggaaaattgtaaaaacagtttattttcgtactgaaatttttaaatttcaacgtctACATACTCAATTCCGAAAAAAGGTAACTgaaattctttttctttttcaattatcgaatttcgggccatgggacggTAAATGAGGCCTTTCACATTAAAAGTTCAGTGAtctttgcaataattttgtggaaggcagttaattgatacttAGTatccaatttaagtgtgaaggtcaagcagaGAAGTCGTGCTTAAAAAGCAAATCAACttcttgatttgaatttcaaaatgaaggaCAAGAAAAAGtggcgactttaaacactgatGAATGTTTTActcaatattttcgaaaaatggatCGGATTCAAGAGTTTAAACTTAAATTGACGTATTAATTATTGAAAGCGATATGAAACGAG
It includes:
- the LOC129749463 gene encoding collagenase-like, whose product is MKGVFILLFCLTFVQAGLPFESAIPVLEAQSIGRDPRIVNGNPAPAGRFPYQVWLLGQGAVGHACGGSLITYDWILTAAHCVTGITRCYVTMGTINRNQPEFIGQSTHFIAHPQYNRDNLNNDVGLILLESPAPKNSPNIKPIDLPNPGRFGETFVNKRATVSGFGTTVDSNLYGPSEVLNWIDVTVISNDECANVFGPFLVIDSTICAKGADDLSQGPCFGDSGGPLTIQENGTSLQIGVASFVSSNGCSSGRPAGYARISYYVEWINGITSSGQRLGASILSVMGLLIVHVHSRNRS